A single genomic interval of Melanotaenia boesemani isolate fMelBoe1 chromosome 4, fMelBoe1.pri, whole genome shotgun sequence harbors:
- the LOC121638680 gene encoding pyrin-like produces MVVPQLLLETLEDMLEDDFKKFKWHLTYKFSDRYQPIPKAHVEPSTRIDVITKMIERYGEEEAVQITEDILKMMQQINAAKKLRNAYTAEEKRAAASTVTPPSASISAQQESVVIAPVLTNSNAGTINITINKP; encoded by the exons ATGGTGGTTCCACAGCTGCTCTTAGAAACTCTGGAGGACATGCTCGAAGATGACTTCAAAAAATTTAAGTGGCACCTCACATATAAGTTCTCGGACCGCTATCAACCAATTCCAAAGGCCCATGTAGAACCTTCAACTCGGATTGACGTCATAACTAAAATGATAGAACGCTACGGTGAAGAGGAGGCTGTGCAAATCACCGAAGACATCCTGAAGATGATGCAGCAGATTAACGCTGCAAAGAAGTTAAGGAATGCATACACAG CTGAGGAGAAAAGAGCTGCAGCCTCCACTGTGACGCCTCCTTCTGCTTCAATATCAGCTCAGCAAGAATCTGTGGTCATCGCTCCTGTGCTCACCAATAGCAACGCTGGAACAATTAACATAACCATCAATAAACCTTGA